A single window of Sphingobacteriales bacterium DNA harbors:
- a CDS encoding sterol desaturase family protein, which produces MIRGFITGLIAANAFEWYFHKYVLHGQGKKKDNFWRFHWAVHHKTVMHEEFRDSDYEKNILDSWNPQSKEVASLVAGAVLVAPFFPIAPGFVSAMWFSQYNYYRVHKKSHLDPEWGYKYLPWHYDHHMAPDQDKNWCVTFPLWDYVMGTRLVYKGSEREKIDMERKARKMKLNQERLNNLKQAAS; this is translated from the coding sequence ATGATCAGAGGATTTATAACTGGACTAATTGCAGCAAATGCTTTTGAGTGGTATTTTCACAAATACGTATTGCATGGGCAAGGCAAAAAGAAAGATAACTTTTGGCGATTTCATTGGGCAGTGCATCACAAAACAGTAATGCATGAAGAATTTCGTGATTCTGATTATGAGAAAAACATTTTAGATTCTTGGAATCCACAGAGCAAGGAAGTTGCATCGTTGGTGGCAGGTGCAGTGTTGGTGGCACCATTTTTTCCTATTGCACCAGGTTTTGTATCTGCCATGTGGTTTTCTCAGTACAATTATTATAGAGTACACAAAAAATCTCATTTAGATCCAGAATGGGGTTACAAATATTTGCCTTGGCACTACGACCATCATATGGCTCCAGACCAAGATAAAAATTGGTGTGTTACATTTCCCCTTTGGGATTATGTAATGGGTACAAGATTGGTGTACAAAGGCTCTGAAAGAGAGAAAATAGATATGGAACGCAAAGCACGCAAAATGAAACTCAACCAAGAAAGACTAAATAATTTGAAGCAAGCGGCATCTTAG
- a CDS encoding GNAT family N-acetyltransferase translates to MFDVVASTYNKKVQAYLTSNIALNDERKCANFPVHGFHHLDTEPDMLMKLQNEWSDFEKYIQAMSSKYRVRTKKVLSQSACIEKRKLSVNDVKLYKNEIDVLFNNVMKKATFNLAELDTDFFIENFVQLPHIFEMYGYFIDGKMCGFSSLYICKNLIHVHYIGLDYETNHTYKLYNRMLLDVVQLAIQQNIHQIHFGRTATEIKSTIGAKPVLLNAYLKINNRFYNRIAPYILKRIKAPAFTIRNPFKD, encoded by the coding sequence TTGTTCGATGTTGTTGCTTCCACATATAATAAAAAAGTTCAAGCATATCTTACCTCAAATATTGCTTTGAATGATGAGCGAAAATGTGCTAATTTTCCTGTACATGGCTTTCATCATTTAGATACAGAACCAGATATGTTGATGAAACTACAAAATGAATGGAGTGACTTTGAAAAATATATCCAAGCTATGTCATCAAAATATAGAGTGCGAACAAAAAAAGTATTAAGTCAGTCTGCATGCATAGAAAAAAGAAAATTGAGTGTAAATGATGTGAAATTGTATAAAAATGAAATTGATGTTTTATTTAATAATGTAATGAAAAAAGCTACATTCAATTTAGCTGAATTAGATACTGATTTTTTTATTGAGAATTTTGTACAATTACCACATATTTTTGAGATGTATGGCTATTTTATAGATGGCAAAATGTGCGGCTTTTCATCATTGTATATATGTAAGAATTTAATTCATGTACATTATATTGGATTAGATTATGAAACTAATCATACCTATAAATTGTACAATAGAATGCTGTTAGATGTGGTGCAATTGGCAATACAACAAAACATACATCAAATACATTTTGGAAGAACAGCAACAGAAATAAAATCTACCATTGGAGCAAAACCAGTTTTGCTGAATGCGTATCTTAAAATAAATAATAGATTTTATAATAGAATTGCACCTTATATATTGAAAAGAATTAAAGCACCAGCATTTACAATCAGAAATCCTTTTAAAGATTAA
- a CDS encoding rhomboid family intramembrane serine protease: protein MWVVNIFQFVFGMSLIQLGIYPREKYALIGIFTAPIIHGSWEHLISNSLPIFILGTILFVTYNRIGIFIWVLIHILTGFFVWLFARESFHVGASGIVYGVASFLFFSGWFRLDARAIAIALIVTIMYGGLVWGVLPIQAGVSWESHLIGGIVGAVLAYIFRNSDRKEITNTPTEEIERKTFRDFLDTEIH, encoded by the coding sequence ATGTGGGTAGTTAATATTTTTCAATTTGTATTTGGAATGTCATTAATACAATTAGGTATTTATCCAAGAGAAAAATATGCGCTAATTGGCATATTTACAGCACCAATTATTCATGGCAGTTGGGAACATTTAATTTCAAACTCCTTGCCTATTTTTATTCTAGGTACTATACTTTTTGTTACTTATAATAGAATTGGAATTTTTATCTGGGTTTTAATACATATTCTTACTGGTTTTTTTGTTTGGTTATTTGCACGAGAATCATTCCATGTTGGTGCAAGTGGCATTGTATATGGTGTTGCATCATTTTTATTTTTTAGTGGCTGGTTTAGACTTGATGCTAGAGCAATTGCAATTGCACTTATTGTTACTATAATGTATGGTGGATTGGTTTGGGGCGTATTGCCAATACAAGCTGGTGTTTCTTGGGAATCGCATTTAATTGGTGGAATTGTTGGTGCTGTATTAGCATATATATTTAGAAACTCAGATAGGAAAGAAATAACTAATACGCCAACAGAAGAAATTGAAAGAAAAACATTTAGAGATTTTTTAGATACAGAAATTCATTAA